Proteins encoded together in one Amblyomma americanum isolate KBUSLIRL-KWMA chromosome 1, ASM5285725v1, whole genome shotgun sequence window:
- the LOC144114866 gene encoding uncharacterized protein LOC144114866: MVRLGVKMSLHFDGAVTPIVLASAIAFVGLPLLVFLGVMMRHRQSALPLLTDLKVPALIVIESLIFAGTEVVLDLCLEALHKGRHSASFAVLVLTRLLYTVWLAVLFRASDPLLASGLAVRVAKLARIALLDLTCMQRLEETLELCLGDMTR; encoded by the exons ATGGTGCGCCTGGGCGTTAAGATGTCCTTGCATTTCGACGGGGCCGTCACGCCAATAGTCCTGGCATCCGCCATCGCCTTCGTG GGCCTGCCTCTTCTGGTGTTCCTGGGCGTGATGATGCGCCACCGGCAGTCCGCCTTACCGCTGCTCACCGACCTTAAGGTGCCAGCGCTGATTGTGATCGAGTCTTTAATCTTCGCTGGCACCGAAGTTGTGCTGGACCTATGTCTCGAGGCGCTACACAAAGGGAGGCACAGTGCATCCTTCGCCGTCTTGGTCCTGACCAGGCTGCTCTACACGGTGTGGCTGGCCGTCTTGTTCAGGGCGAGTGATCCCCTGCTGGCCTCGGGATTAGCGGTGAGAGTTGCAAAACTGGCTCGCATTGCACTTCTAGACCTAACTTGCATGCAAAGGCTTGAGGAAACACTCGAGCTCTGCCTTggggatatgacgcgatag